A window of the Proteus terrae subsp. cibarius genome harbors these coding sequences:
- the yfbR gene encoding 5'-deoxynucleotidase: MSYFFAHLSRLKLITRWPLMRNIRQENVSEHSLQVAFVAHALAVIKNRKFGGNVNAERIALQAMYHDASEVITGDMPTPIKYHNPQIAHEYKKIEKYAQQKLIEMLPEELQDDFRPLIDEQLHSEEETFIVKQADSLCAYLKCLEELAAGNSEFNLAKNRLEKTLAERHSPEMDYFMKVFVPGFSLSLDEISE; encoded by the coding sequence ATGAGTTACTTTTTTGCCCACCTTTCTCGCTTAAAACTCATTACTCGTTGGCCTTTAATGCGTAATATCCGCCAAGAAAATGTTTCTGAACACAGTTTACAAGTCGCTTTTGTCGCCCATGCCCTAGCGGTGATTAAAAATCGTAAATTTGGTGGTAATGTCAATGCTGAACGTATTGCATTACAAGCGATGTATCATGATGCCAGTGAAGTGATCACCGGTGATATGCCGACACCGATTAAGTACCATAATCCACAAATTGCTCATGAATATAAAAAAATAGAAAAATATGCCCAGCAAAAATTAATTGAAATGTTACCAGAAGAATTACAAGACGATTTTCGCCCTCTTATTGATGAGCAATTACATAGTGAGGAAGAAACCTTTATTGTCAAACAAGCTGATAGTTTATGTGCTTATTTAAAATGCCTTGAAGAACTTGCCGCAGGTAATAGTGAATTTAATTTAGCCAAAAATCGCTTAGAAAAAACGTTAGCCGAAAGACATAGCCCAGAGATGGACTATTTTATGAAGGTATTTGTACCCGGCTTTAGTTTATCGCTTGATGAAATTAGTGAGTAA